In Terriglobus aquaticus, the genomic window GGGGACGCGCCGCAGCACCTTTTGCCGCTGTGGGTTCACGTAGCCGGGGCGGGTTGTGGGTGCTTCTGCCATTGCCTTCATAGAATACGAAGGAGTGACGCAGGGGAATCCACAGCGGCGTTGGGATGTTGTCGTGCTGGGTGCGGGCGCGGCCGGGCTGATGTGCGCGGCGGAGGCGGGCAAGCGTGGCCGTAGCGTCTTGCTGCTGGACCACGCGGAGCGCGCGGGCAAAAAGATTCTGATTAGTGGCGGCGGCCGCTGCAACTTCACCAACCTGCACTGCACACCGGCGAACTTCCTGTCAGAGAACCCGCACTTTGCGAAGTCGGCGCTGGCGCGCTACACGCCGAAAGACTTCGTCGCGTTGGTGGAGATGCACCGCATCCCGTACCACCACAAGACGCTGGGGCAGTTGTTCTGCGACGGCTCGGCGCAGGCGATCGTGACCATGCTGGAGGCGGAGTGCCGCGATGCCGGCGTGGAGACGCGGCTGCGCTCGGCGGTGGAGCGCGTGGAGCGCGATGCGGATGGATTCACCGTGTACACCGCGAGCGGGGCGGTGGAGACGCGGACCGTGGTGGTGGCGACGGGCGGGCTGTCAATTCCGAAAATGGGAGCGACCGGCATCGGGTACGACATTGCCCGCGGCTTCGGTCTCGGCATCGTGGAGCCACGCGCGGCGCTGGTGCCGCTGACGCTGCCCGAGCCGGTGCTGGAGCACTGGGCGGCGATCAGCGGTGTGTCGGCCGAGGTGACGGCGACGATCGTGCCCGCGGCGAAGCGTCGTGTGGCTCCGCCGGTCTTTCGCGAGAAGCTCCTGTTCACGCATCGCGGCGTGTCGGGCCCGGCGGTGCTGCAGGCGTCGTCGTACCGTGCGCCGGGCGATTTGTTGCGGTTGGACCTGGCGCCGGGCAAGAACGTGTTTGGACCGCTGCTGCAGCCGGGAGCGCGGCGTGATGAGCCGACGACGTCGGCGCTGCTGCGGGCGCACGTGTCGCAGCGGCTGAGCGACCGCTGGCTGCAGGCGAATGCTCCGCCGGACTGGAAGAATCGCTCGCTGGAGCAGATGGAAGCGACGCTGCACGCGTGGACGCTGCCGATTGCGGGCGACGAGGGCTTCAGCAAGGCCGAGGTGACGCGCGGCGGCGTGTCGACGGCAGACCTGGACAGCGCAACGCTGCAGGCGAAGAGCGTGCCGGGGCTGGCGTTCATCGGGGAAGTGGTGGACGTGACCGGGCACCTGGGTGGCCACAACTTTCAGTGGGCGTGGGCGAGCGCGTTCGCGGCGGCGCAGGCGTTGTAGAGCGGCTGCGCTGTGGTTAGTGCTGCTACGGAAGAAAAGCAGGTCCTTCGCTTCGCTCAGGATGACACTTGTGTAACGAGGTGGCGCTCAGGCGGTTGCGTCGCGCTTCAGGCAGTCGCGATACGTCTGGACTGATAGATCTGCAGTCGCACAAAGGCGGCGCGCAGCAGCGGCGTAGGCACGCCGTTCGCGCGGCGGATAAGGTCGCCCAGGATCTGGTCGGCTTCCACTTCGCCGCCGGCCTTCATATCGCGGTACATACTGCTGGTCACGGTTGAGTCGGGATCGGCGAAGCGGGTGCGCATTTCTTCGATCAGTTCCGCGCGCGGAGCGTGGCCGTTGGCGGTGGCCACGGCCATGCACTCGTCCAGAACAGCGCGGTTGAACTCCTCACCACCAACAGTGCGACGCGCCTCGCCCAGCGAAGCGTCGGACAGGACGCAGGCGGTGCCGATGGCGGCCAGCAGCCACCACTTCTGCCACATGTCGGCGACCACGTCGGGCGAGTTCGTGGTGGAGAAGCCGTGGACGGTGAGCTGCTCGAGTATCTGCGCGGCGCGGGCGGCGTTGTCGACAGTCGCAGGGCGAAAGCCAAAGGTGAGCTGGTCCAGCGGGTTGTGCTGCCACACGTCACCGTTGGGCAAGACCTCTGCCATGATGCGGACGGTGCCGCCCAGCACATGCTCGCGACCGAAGCGCGCGTCCAGCGTGTCCAGGTGCTGCATGCCGTTGAGCAGCGGCAGGACCAAGGTGTTCGACCCGACCGCAGGAGCAAAGTCGTCCATGGCCGCGTCCAGCGCGTAGCTCTTGGTGCTCAGCAGGATCAGGTCGTACGGCTGTGCCGCGGAGCGAAGCTGCTCTGCGGAGACGATGGCAGGATGGAGCGTCACGTCGCCGCGCGGACTGATCAGGTTGAGGCCGCGTTCGCGAATCTGCGCCGCCCGGCGATCGCGCAGGAGAAAGGTGACATCACGTCCCGCCTGCGCCAAACGACCGCCATAGTATCCGCCCACCGCCCCCGCACCAACCACCAGGATCCGCATCCATTCACCTCGCGGTTCTGATTGTAGAGAGAGCTTCCTCCAGCGACGGTTCCAGCCGGGAGGCACGCGGCGCTGATGGGAACCACGTGGTTCTGCTTCGTTGGCATTCTTTGCAGGTTGTCGTGCAGGGCGTAGTCTCAATCGCGCATGTCTACGCCGCCACCTTCTCACTCACCCGCCGCAACTCCGCACTTCGACTTCAGCGCCGCCGCCACTGCCGAGATGGCCCGGGAGGACTTCGATCTGACATCGGTACCGGGCAGCGATCAGCAGCTTCGGCAGATCGTGTCTTCGCCGCAGCCCGTGGTTCCGGGCGCAATCGATCTTCGTTCGTTGTCGTGGTCGTCCATCGATAACGACACGTCGCGCGACCTGGACCAGATTGAGTGGGCGGAGCGGACGGACGTCGGAGCGATCCGCATGCGGGTCGCCATCGCGGATGTTGCAGCGACGATCGCGAAGGACTCGCCGCTGGACCACTTTGCCGCGCGGCAGACGCAGACGGTGTACACCGCGGCCCGCAACTTCCCCATGCTGCCGGTGGAGCTGTCGACGGGGTTGACGTCGCTCAATCCGGGCGAGGATCGCAACGCGCTCGTGGCGGAGTACGTGATCGCGCAGGACGGAACGCTGAGCGCGGGCAGGCTGTTTGCCGCACAGGTGCGCAATGGGGCGCAGTTGACATACCGGCAGATCGGCGCGCTGCTGGACAGCGGTCTTTGCACGCAGGGAGCAAAGGCGGCGCAACCTTCAACAGCACTCAACCTGCAGCCGGAAATGGTAGAGCAGTTGTGCCTGCAGGTGGAAGGCGCGCAGCGCATCCGGGCTCACCGGCAGGCCGCGGGCGCGCTGGACTTTCGCCGCGCGGAGGCGACGCCGGTGGTCGCGGACGGGCAGATACTGTCGCTGGAGACCACGCTGCACAATCCGGCGATGGACCTGATCGAAGACCTGATGATCGCGGCGAATGAGACGGCTGCGACGTTTCTGCACGCGGCGGGTCGGTCCAGCATTCGGCGCGTGGTGCGGTCGCCGGAGCGTTGGGCGCGCATTGCCGACCTGCTGAAGCCGCTGGGGTACGACCTGCCTGCAGAGGCCGACTCCTTTGCCCTGAATCGTGCGCTGGCCGAGCAGCGAGCGAAGGATCCGGACCACTACCCGGACCTGGCGCTGAGCGTGATCAAGCTGATGGGCGCAGGCGAATATGTGCTGGTGAAGGCTGACGACCCGTATCCGCCGTCGCACTTTGCGCTGGCGGCGCACGACTACTCGCACTCCACCGCGCCCAATCGGCGCTTTGCGGACCTGGTGACGCAGCGCATCGTTCACGCTGCTTTGCAGAGTCTGCCTGCGCCTTACACGGACGACGAGTTGGCAGCGATCGCCGACCACTGCAATCAGGTGGACAAGGCGGCGCGCAAGGTGGAACGCGCGATGGCTAAGCGGGCGCAGGCAGTGGCGTTGCAGGGCAGCATCGGCCAGGTGTTCCCTGCGGTGGTCACGGGAGCGGGGCCAAAGGGCACGTTCGTTCGCGTGCTGTCGCCGCCGGTGGAAGGCATGCTGCAGCGCAGCTCCACGCCGCACGATGTAGGCGACCGGTTGCAGGTGCGGCTGATTCACACCGACCCGGCCAAAGCGTTCATCGATTTCGAGCAGGCCTGAGGACGTGATTTGAATGGTGTGAAAGTGACCGCGCCACACGCTGCCGCAGCGCGACGAACGCTCTGCGTTCGAACGGGGTTTTGCATCCGACTGCTGAGCGCCACGCCGGAATGCAACGAGCCGTGGCCAGGAGAGTTCTTGATGATCCAGTCTGTCGGCTACGCTGCGAACCATTCTTTTACCGGCCTGAAGCGGCATGAATTTGAGCGCGAGGACCCCAGGCCGAACGAGGTCCTGATTGACATCCTCTACTGCGGCGTCTGCCATTCCGACATTCACCAGGTGAAAAATGACTGGGGCAACACCGTGTATCCCTGCATGCCGGGGCACGAAATTGTCGGTCGCGTGGCGCAGGTGGGCAGCGATGTGTCGAAGCACCAGGTGGGCGACGTGGTGGGCGTGGGCTGCATGATCGATAGCTGTCGCACGTGCGAGCCGTGCCGCACCGGCGATGAGAACTACTGCGAGGGACCGAATAGCTGGCTGGCGACCTACAACGGTCCCATGGTGCCGTCGAAGAAGTCGCCCGACGGCGAGAATCACTACGGCCGCGACAACACCTTTGGCGGCTATTCAATCAACATCGTCGTGCCGGAAGATTTTGTGCTGAAGGTGCCGGCGAACCTGCCGGTGGAGAAGGTGGCGCCGATCCTGTGTGCAGGCGTGACGACCTACTCGCCGATGAAGCACTGGGGCTTGAAGGCGGGGCAGAAGGTAGGCATCGTCGGCTTTGGCGGGCTGGGCGACATGGCCGCCAAGCTGGCCAAGGCGATGGGCGCAGAAGTGGTGCTGTTCACCGAGACGGAAGAGAAGCTGAGTGAGGCCGCGCGGCTGGGGGTGCAGGCCGTGTACAGCAAGGACAAGGATCAGATGGAGTCCCAGGCGAACACCTGCGACTTCATCCTGAGCACGATTCCGGAGCCGACCGACCTGGAGCCCTTCATCCCGGTGCTCAAGCGGGATGCGTCGCTGGTGATCGTGGGCGCGCTGGACAAGCTGAAGCCGTTCAACAACATGGAAATGGCGATGCACCGTAAGTCGGTGGGCGGTTCTCTGATCGGCAGCATCCGCGAGACGCAAGAGGTGCTGGACTTCTGCGCCGAGCACGGCATTACGCCGGATGTGGAGATGATCGGGATGGACGACATCAACGACGCGCACAAGCGGGTGAACGACCGCGAGGTCCGGTTCCGGTACGTGATCGATATGGCGTCGCTGAAGACGGAAGAGGCCTGAGCGGGCCGTAGCGCCCATGCGTCGTTCTGCGGAAGAGTAAGGACATTGATCGGTGCCGATGGTGCGATCTCTTCCAGCAGAACGGCGACCGTGCTGATCGCACGAGTGTCACGCGGACCGGAACGGCGCCCGCCCGCGAAAAGACGTAGAGTAAGCGGCCTGGATGGCGGATGATGGAGGCAGATCGAGATGGCGACAGATCATCCGTGAGGCGAGGCCTTCTTGTCCGAGAACAATGCGTTTCGCCGCAATCTTAGACTGATTGCGGTCTTCAAACTGATCAAGGTTGTGGCGCTGATCGCGGTCGGCATCTCTGTGCTGAAGCTGGTGCATGGCGGTGCGGTCGATACGCTCTACGACTGGATTACGACGCTCGGCCTGAACCCGGACGGGCACTATGTCGATCTGGCGGTCGGCAAGGTCGCCGGTATGCCGCCGGAGCGATTGAAGGAGTTCGGGTTTGCGAGCTTCCTGTATGCCGGGCTGTTCCTGGTGGAAGGCACCGGACTGTGGTTGCAGAAGCGATGGGGCGAGTGGGTCACCGTGTTCATCACGAGCTCGCTGGTCCCGCTAGAGGTCTTCGAACTCTTCCACCATCCCAGCGTTGCGAAGGGCTTCATGCTGATCGCAAACCTCGGCATCGTCGTGTACCTGGTGGCGAATATCCGCCGGCAGGACGCGTAGCGGACCGGCCGTTGAGCAAGCAGGCTACATGTCGGGGAATGCCGCGAGCCCGAACCTGCCTGGATTCCTGCGGGTTGCCGCGACATCTGGCGCGCTCTACCGTCAACGGGAGCATGAAGTTTTTCCGTTTCGCCCTCGCCCTTGCCGTTCCGTTGTCGATCTGTGCTGCCGCGCGTGCACAGATTGCCGCCTACGCCGCCTTCACCGGAGCGCACTATGACACGCCGGACAAGTTCTATGGCGGCGGCACGTTCGGCATTTACGACGACTTCTACAAGTTCGGTCCGCTGCACCTGGGTGCGGACGTGCGCGGCACAAAGTTGAGCGGCAGTAATCACAACAGCTCGACCAGCGTCCTCGCCGGGTTTCGCGCTGCGGTCAAGCCGCCGGTGCTGCCGATCAAGCCGTACGCGGAAATCCTGGCAGGCGTGGCGAGCACGGACATCGGAGCAGTGGGCGGATCCAAGCACCTGTCGGCCGAGGCGAACGGCGGTGTGGACTTCACGTTTCTGCCGCACCTGGACTGGCGTGTGGTGGAGCTTGGCGGCCAGATTGGTGGCGACAAGGCCAACTCGAACTTCCACGTGAGCACGGGCATCGTGCTGCGCTTCTTCTAGCCGGGTGTGCCCGGCTCTGCGATGATGAAAGGCATGGAGAGGGGATCAGCCGTGCAGCAAACCCCGTGGGGAATAGCCCGCAAAGTGTCCTGGGAACAGGCGCGGCAGGAGCAGCGCGATGAAGCCCGTCGCATGTCGATCGCGGAACGGCTCGCGCTGATGACGGAGCTGAACCGCCAAGCCTTTGTGATCGCCCCGGAGCCCGCCCGTGACCCCGCAGCAGCTTACTTTGTTCGCCGCCCTGAACTCCGGAAGCGTTGAGTACCTGGTCGTCGGCGGAGTTGCAGTGAATGCCTACGGCTACATACGAAGCACGCAGGACCTCGACATCTTCATAAGACCGACTCTGGAGAACGCACAGCGAGCATTCGCTGCGTTGCAACAACTCGGCTTGGATTTACCGGGAGACGCCTCGGACCTGCTCGTCGACTATGAAAACCTGCGCTTCGGCAGTCGGCCGGAACAGATCGACTTGCTGAACTCGATTGGCGAGATGTCCTTCGAACATGCCTGGCGAAATCGCGTGGTGGTGGGCGTGGAGGATGTGGACATCGCATTCATTAGCAAGGCAGACCTGATCGAAAACAAGCTACAGGTGGGACATCTTCGTGATCTGGCCGATGTGGAAGAGTTGCAAAGCCGCGGGGATCTGGATGAAATACCCGACTCGCTTTGATTGTGGTCCTGTCAAGACGTATGGCGCGTTATGTCTGTCTTGAGCCGCTACAACTTCCGTAGCCGCAGCATGGGCCGGAATCGCCATCGTCTTGTGGCGACATCGGAAATAGCCTAAGGGCAACCTTGTTTCCCCCAACAGGAGTTCCCCCATGCGGTTCCATATCTTCCTGGCGGCTCTGGCCGTCCTGAGCGGTAGCGCGGTTGCGCATGCCGACGATTTCACCTTCACCCTGTCCGGCAGTGCCGGCGGATTCTCTGGAACGGGTACGTTCAGCGGGTCGGAACAGGCCGGAAAGCCCGGCACTTACGACATCACCGGCGTCAGCGGCAGCAATACCAACGGCATCATCGCGGCCGGGCAGTACAACGGCAACGACAACCTGCTGACGCCGAATGCGAGCTATTTCGTCGACACATCGGGCATCTCGTTCTACGACCAGACCGCTTCGGGCGTGTACGCCGTGCGGCTGTACAAGTCCGGTAATGGATATTGCGGGATGGACACGAACGATCCTTCGCAGTACTGCATCGACCTGCAGGAAGTGAACACTCCCAATCCCGGCGATACCACGCTTCCGGTGACATTCCCGGGGACATCGGGCAGCCCCGCCCGCCTGGCGGTGCGGTTCTCGCTGGCCAGAACTGCGGCGGAACCCGCGCCGGCAGCGACCCCGGAGCCGGGCAGCCTGATGCTGCTGGGCACTGGAGCCCTGGCCCTGGCCGGAGTGGGCCGGCGCCGGTTCTCGCAGCGCTAGACACGGATTCGAAACGCAAGAGGGCGCAGCAAAAGCTGCGCCCTTTTCGCGTGCACGGCGATCCGTTTGGAAAACGTGGCTCCAGAGGGCTTTGCTGTGCGGAATCTTTCTCCTCCGGACCCGTATCCTAATAGGAGATGGCGACCCTGTTTGGACTCACGCTGCCGGAGCTGACCGAGCGCATGACAGCGCTGGGGCAGAAGCCCTTCCGCGCGCGCCAACTGTGGGACGCCTTGTACCGCGGCCGCGTGGCGTCGCTGGACGAGGTCACGACGCTGTCGCAGGAGTTGCGGGAGCGGATGGCTGCCGAGGGCGACGTGGTTGGCCTGCCGGAGATGGTGCAGACCGCGACCAGCGTGGACGGCACGGAGCGCTACCTGGTCCGCATGGCCGACGGCGAGACGGTGGAAACCGTGTGGATGCCGGACGGCGACGGAGCCGAAGCTCCCTACGAGGATGACGAGGCAGAGGCGGCTGCCGAGACGCGCACGGAGCGGAACGCGAGCCTGGCCGCGCGCCGCCTGCCGCACGGTGCCAACGCCATGCGCCCGGTGACGGACGCGCGCAACCGCGGCGCGCTGGCGGAGGCGGGCTACCGGCGGGCGACCATCTGCGTGTCGTCGCAGGTGGGCTGCGCCGTGAACTGCCAGTTCTGCCTGACGGCCAAGCTGGGCATCAAGCGGAACCTGACGCCGGGCGAGATCGCCGGGCAGGTCGCGGCCGTGCTGAACCGGCACCGGATCCAGGTGGGCCGGGACCGCATCAACCTGGTCTTCATGGGCATGGGCGAGCCGTTCCTGAACTACGACAACTTCATGGCGGCGGTTCGGCTGCTGGTGGAGGGGATGGGCCTGCCGGAGTCGCGCATGACGGTGTCGACCAGCGGCATTGAGCCGGCGATCCGGCGATTTGCGCAGGAAGCGGTGCGGCCGCGGCTGGCTCTGTCGCTGAACGCGAGCAACGATGCCGTGCGTGAACAGGTGATGCCAATCACGCGCAAGTGGAACATTCAGCAGCTTTTGGACGCGGTGCAGACCATTCCGCTGGGCAAGCGCGACTGGGTCACTTTCGAATATGTGTTGCTGGGCGGGGTGAACGATCGGCCGGAGCATGCGCAGGAGGTTCTGGACCTGTTACGCGGCATTCCGAGCAAGGTGAACCTGATTGTGTGGAATCCCGGGCCGGGTATTGCGTATACGCAGCCGCTGCAGGACGATGTGGATCGCTTTCAGAAGGCGCTGATCGCGGGCGGCATTCCCACCTACATACGGCGGCCGCGCGGGCGGGACATTTACGCGGCGTGTGGCCAGTTGAAGCGGACCGTGGCCGAAAACGCCGAACCCCGGGAGCTGGTTACGCTGGTGGCGTAAGCAGCGCCTCGGGGCAGGGCACGGATCGAAACCTTCCGGTCAGAGCATTTGGCACGGACCGGTCTGGCAGAGGCGGGCTTACAGGCCTTCCATGGCGGTGGCCATGGAGATGCCGAGCGCACCGGAGATGTCCCAGAGCATCTCCAGGTCGATCTCTTCCTTGCCCTCTTCGATGTCCTGCAGGTGAGCACGGGTGATGCCGATGCTCCAGGCCAGATCGACGTCAGAAAGCTTGCGTTCCCGCCGCAGATCGCGGAGGCGGATGCCGAACTCGGTGAGAATGTTCGGCGTGGATGTGGGGTACGACGAAGATGGGGTGTAGCTGAGCGAGAGTGACAAGGCCGATCCTTTCGTCCTTCTTGGTTTCGTTCCGTCCGTGTCCAGCGGGCGTCCATCGCGCGCCGCTTGTGACAAGTTCAGCCTCAAGGAAACCAGGTAGGTTCGCTATGGCCATTTCGAGACACCGGCGCTCCCACGGAAGTGGCAGGGGTGCTACGGTCACCGCCTACACCTGTGGTCGGCCTGTTCGAAAGCGCTAACGCATTCCGTTCAGGATGGACCCGACCACACCGCCGATGGCACCGCTTTCCACCTCGCGCCGGCTTTCCCCGGACGGCAGATATTCCTGCAAAGCGTGTGCCAGATTGCTTATCGGCAGAGTTTGCAGCCACACGCGTCCCGGACCGGTCAAAGCTGCCAAAAAAAGTCCGTCGCCGCCGAAAATCAGGTTGCGGATGCCCGGAACCCGGGTGATCTGGAAGCTGACGCTGGCCTGAAAGGCGCCGACGTGGCCGGGATGGACACGCAGGGTCTCGCCAGGCTGCAGATCGCGGACGACTTCACCGGAAAGCTCGAGCCAGGCCGTGCCCTGGCCGGAGATCTTCTGCAGCAGAAAGCCAGAGCCGCCAAAGATGCCGGCGCCCAGCGACTGCTGGAAGCCGACGCCGAGCTGGATGCCGGGCGTGGCGCACAAAAAGCCGTGGCGGTGAATCATGTACTGGTCGTAGCCGCTGTGCAGCTCCAGGGGGACGATGTGGCCGGGCACCTTGGTGGCAAAGGCGACTTCGCCGGGATAGCTGACGGCGGTGTACTCCGTCATGAACAGGGTTCCGCCGCCCGCCATGCGCCGGATGGCACCGAGGAAGCCGCCGCCGCCGGCGAGCTGGGTGTGCGTGTTGAGCGTGATGCTCTGCGTCATCCAGCTGAGTTCGCCGGATTCGGCGATAACGGACTCGCCCGGTTGCAGCAGAAGTTCGAGGGCGGGCATGGTGCTTCCATGAATGCGTGTCTGCATAGAGGTCTCCGCGACCAAGATACGCTGCGGCCGGCGGAGGGGTTCCAACGCCCAGCGAGGTGATCGGCGGGGCTCGATGGCGTTGCAACCGGAAGCTCACCGCATGTCGAACCCGCGGTCATCGGCTATTGACTTCAGCTTCACGGTGGCGCTGCACAGTATGCGCAGAACACGGCGCACTTTCAGCGCAAACACCAGCGAGGCTGCCCAATGTCGTTTCTGCCCGTAGTTCTTCCCGCACCTACGCCGGCCCTGCCGTTCCTGCGACCGCAGGAGCTTGCACGGACGGCACGGTTCCAGGCACGCTTGGCACTGACCGAGGATGACCGGCGCGCGGTGTACCGGCTGCGCTTCGTGGTGTTCAACCTGGAGATGCACGAAGGCCTGGAGAGCGCGTATCTCGACGGTCTGGATACGGACGCCTACGACGACGTCTGCGACCACCTGCTGGTCGAGGACACAACAACCGGGCAGGTGGTGGGTACGTATCGCATGCAGAGCGGCGCCACGGCAATGCGCCACCACGGCTACTACTCCGAGCAGGAGTTCGACTTTTCGCCGTACGAGTCGAAGCGCAGCCAGATCCTGGAGCTGGGGCGAGCATGCGTTCATCGCGAGTTCCGCAACTCCGACGTGCTGAACCTGCTGTGGAAGGGTGTGGTGCGGTACAGCCGGGAGCGAGGGTTACGATACCTGATTGGCTGCTGCTCGCTGTCGTCGCAGGTGCCGGCGGAAGGCCGTGCCGTG contains:
- a CDS encoding BaiN/RdsA family NAD(P)/FAD-dependent oxidoreductase, with translation MTQGNPQRRWDVVVLGAGAAGLMCAAEAGKRGRSVLLLDHAERAGKKILISGGGRCNFTNLHCTPANFLSENPHFAKSALARYTPKDFVALVEMHRIPYHHKTLGQLFCDGSAQAIVTMLEAECRDAGVETRLRSAVERVERDADGFTVYTASGAVETRTVVVATGGLSIPKMGATGIGYDIARGFGLGIVEPRAALVPLTLPEPVLEHWAAISGVSAEVTATIVPAAKRRVAPPVFREKLLFTHRGVSGPAVLQASSYRAPGDLLRLDLAPGKNVFGPLLQPGARRDEPTTSALLRAHVSQRLSDRWLQANAPPDWKNRSLEQMEATLHAWTLPIAGDEGFSKAEVTRGGVSTADLDSATLQAKSVPGLAFIGEVVDVTGHLGGHNFQWAWASAFAAAQAL
- a CDS encoding ketopantoate reductase family protein, which codes for MRILVVGAGAVGGYYGGRLAQAGRDVTFLLRDRRAAQIRERGLNLISPRGDVTLHPAIVSAEQLRSAAQPYDLILLSTKSYALDAAMDDFAPAVGSNTLVLPLLNGMQHLDTLDARFGREHVLGGTVRIMAEVLPNGDVWQHNPLDQLTFGFRPATVDNAARAAQILEQLTVHGFSTTNSPDVVADMWQKWWLLAAIGTACVLSDASLGEARRTVGGEEFNRAVLDECMAVATANGHAPRAELIEEMRTRFADPDSTVTSSMYRDMKAGGEVEADQILGDLIRRANGVPTPLLRAAFVRLQIYQSRRIATA
- a CDS encoding RNB domain-containing ribonuclease, with product MSTPPPSHSPAATPHFDFSAAATAEMAREDFDLTSVPGSDQQLRQIVSSPQPVVPGAIDLRSLSWSSIDNDTSRDLDQIEWAERTDVGAIRMRVAIADVAATIAKDSPLDHFAARQTQTVYTAARNFPMLPVELSTGLTSLNPGEDRNALVAEYVIAQDGTLSAGRLFAAQVRNGAQLTYRQIGALLDSGLCTQGAKAAQPSTALNLQPEMVEQLCLQVEGAQRIRAHRQAAGALDFRRAEATPVVADGQILSLETTLHNPAMDLIEDLMIAANETAATFLHAAGRSSIRRVVRSPERWARIADLLKPLGYDLPAEADSFALNRALAEQRAKDPDHYPDLALSVIKLMGAGEYVLVKADDPYPPSHFALAAHDYSHSTAPNRRFADLVTQRIVHAALQSLPAPYTDDELAAIADHCNQVDKAARKVERAMAKRAQAVALQGSIGQVFPAVVTGAGPKGTFVRVLSPPVEGMLQRSSTPHDVGDRLQVRLIHTDPAKAFIDFEQA
- a CDS encoding NAD(P)-dependent alcohol dehydrogenase: MIQSVGYAANHSFTGLKRHEFEREDPRPNEVLIDILYCGVCHSDIHQVKNDWGNTVYPCMPGHEIVGRVAQVGSDVSKHQVGDVVGVGCMIDSCRTCEPCRTGDENYCEGPNSWLATYNGPMVPSKKSPDGENHYGRDNTFGGYSINIVVPEDFVLKVPANLPVEKVAPILCAGVTTYSPMKHWGLKAGQKVGIVGFGGLGDMAAKLAKAMGAEVVLFTETEEKLSEAARLGVQAVYSKDKDQMESQANTCDFILSTIPEPTDLEPFIPVLKRDASLVIVGALDKLKPFNNMEMAMHRKSVGGSLIGSIRETQEVLDFCAEHGITPDVEMIGMDDINDAHKRVNDREVRFRYVIDMASLKTEEA
- a CDS encoding DUF2127 domain-containing protein, with the translated sequence MSENNAFRRNLRLIAVFKLIKVVALIAVGISVLKLVHGGAVDTLYDWITTLGLNPDGHYVDLAVGKVAGMPPERLKEFGFASFLYAGLFLVEGTGLWLQKRWGEWVTVFITSSLVPLEVFELFHHPSVAKGFMLIANLGIVVYLVANIRRQDA
- a CDS encoding DUF6036 family nucleotidyltransferase: MTPQQLTLFAALNSGSVEYLVVGGVAVNAYGYIRSTQDLDIFIRPTLENAQRAFAALQQLGLDLPGDASDLLVDYENLRFGSRPEQIDLLNSIGEMSFEHAWRNRVVVGVEDVDIAFISKADLIENKLQVGHLRDLADVEELQSRGDLDEIPDSL
- a CDS encoding PEP-CTERM sorting domain-containing protein, with the translated sequence MRFHIFLAALAVLSGSAVAHADDFTFTLSGSAGGFSGTGTFSGSEQAGKPGTYDITGVSGSNTNGIIAAGQYNGNDNLLTPNASYFVDTSGISFYDQTASGVYAVRLYKSGNGYCGMDTNDPSQYCIDLQEVNTPNPGDTTLPVTFPGTSGSPARLAVRFSLARTAAEPAPAATPEPGSLMLLGTGALALAGVGRRRFSQR
- the rlmN gene encoding 23S rRNA (adenine(2503)-C(2))-methyltransferase RlmN — its product is MATLFGLTLPELTERMTALGQKPFRARQLWDALYRGRVASLDEVTTLSQELRERMAAEGDVVGLPEMVQTATSVDGTERYLVRMADGETVETVWMPDGDGAEAPYEDDEAEAAAETRTERNASLAARRLPHGANAMRPVTDARNRGALAEAGYRRATICVSSQVGCAVNCQFCLTAKLGIKRNLTPGEIAGQVAAVLNRHRIQVGRDRINLVFMGMGEPFLNYDNFMAAVRLLVEGMGLPESRMTVSTSGIEPAIRRFAQEAVRPRLALSLNASNDAVREQVMPITRKWNIQQLLDAVQTIPLGKRDWVTFEYVLLGGVNDRPEHAQEVLDLLRGIPSKVNLIVWNPGPGIAYTQPLQDDVDRFQKALIAGGIPTYIRRPRGRDIYAACGQLKRTVAENAEPRELVTLVA
- a CDS encoding helix-turn-helix domain-containing protein produces the protein MSLSLSYTPSSSYPTSTPNILTEFGIRLRDLRRERKLSDVDLAWSIGITRAHLQDIEEGKEEIDLEMLWDISGALGISMATAMEGL
- a CDS encoding TIGR00266 family protein — encoded protein: MQTRIHGSTMPALELLLQPGESVIAESGELSWMTQSITLNTHTQLAGGGGFLGAIRRMAGGGTLFMTEYTAVSYPGEVAFATKVPGHIVPLELHSGYDQYMIHRHGFLCATPGIQLGVGFQQSLGAGIFGGSGFLLQKISGQGTAWLELSGEVVRDLQPGETLRVHPGHVGAFQASVSFQITRVPGIRNLIFGGDGLFLAALTGPGRVWLQTLPISNLAHALQEYLPSGESRREVESGAIGGVVGSILNGMR
- a CDS encoding GNAT family N-acetyltransferase; translated protein: MSFLPVVLPAPTPALPFLRPQELARTARFQARLALTEDDRRAVYRLRFVVFNLEMHEGLESAYLDGLDTDAYDDVCDHLLVEDTTTGQVVGTYRMQSGATAMRHHGYYSEQEFDFSPYESKRSQILELGRACVHREFRNSDVLNLLWKGVVRYSRERGLRYLIGCCSLSSQVPAEGRAVAELLQAYTVEPEWQTRPTAQCALPGEPKEAETDENGATTEGEVPRLLRAYLAMGARICAAPAIDYAFGTIDFLTLLDLEMLHPRVLRRFL